One Elephas maximus indicus isolate mEleMax1 chromosome 18, mEleMax1 primary haplotype, whole genome shotgun sequence genomic region harbors:
- the CLDN17 gene encoding claudin-17, translated as MAFYPLQIAGLVLGFFGMLGTLATTLLPQWRVSAFIGSNIIVFERIWEGLWMACVRQARVRLQCKFYSSMLELPPALEAARALMCVAAALSLISLLIGICGMKQIQCTGSNKRVKVYLLGTSGALFILTGIFILIPVCWTANIIIRDFYNPAIHVGQKRELGAALFLGWASVAVLFIGGGLLCGYWCCNRKKQTFRYPAPGNAVPHPDKPRNNSA; from the coding sequence ATGGCATTTTATCCCCTGCAAATTGCTGGGCTGGTTCTTGGGTTCTTTGGCATGCTTGGGACTCTTGCCACAACACTCCTGCCTCAATGGAGAGTATCAGCTTTTATTGGAAGCAACATTATTGTCTTTGAAAGGATCTGGGAAGGACTCTGGATGGCCTGCGTCCGACAAGCCAGGGTCAGGCTGCAGTGCAAGTTCTATAGTTCTATGTTGGAGCTCCCACCTGCCCTGGAAGCAGCCCGGGCACTCATGTGTGTGGCAGCTGCTCTCTCCTTGATTTCCCTACTGATTGGCATCTGTGGCATGAAGCAGATCCAGTGCACGGGGTCTAATAAGAGGGTCAAAGTGTACCTCCTGGGCACGTCTGGAGCTCTCTTCATCCTGACAGGCATCTTCATTCTGATTCCGGTGTGCTGGACAGCCAATATCATCATCCGGGATTTCTACAACCCAGCCATCCACGTGGGTCAAAAACGAGAGCTGGGAGCGGCACTTTTCCTAGGCTGGGCGAGTGTGGCTGTCCTCTTCATTGGCGGGGGTCTGCTCTGCGGGTACTGGTGTTGCAACAGAAAGAAGCAAACGTTCAGATATCCAGCCCCTGGAAATGCTGTGCCACACCCAGATAAGCCCAGAAACAACAGCGCCTAG